A genomic stretch from Echeneis naucrates chromosome 6, fEcheNa1.1, whole genome shotgun sequence includes:
- the LOC115045204 gene encoding zymogen granule membrane protein 16-like → MPTDTKMLSLLFFAVLPISCLAKPTSDFYSYSVAVGSGSGTAFSSEGEGRITAIRVWETSNAYITGIQLQYDFIWSKRVGREVGNAHELILFDGEAIIQVSGKYHSNYIYQVMFVTSRGRALIVGQPIQNSFNFYPVHQGAELKLLSGRFNSNGITSLGAHWGLVSSITTSSTQ, encoded by the exons ATgcccacagacacaaaaatgctgtccctcctcttcttcgCTGTGCTCCCTATCAGCTGCCTGGCAAAAC ccaCCTCAGATTTCTACTCCTATTCTGTTGCCGTTGGAAGTGGCAGTGGTACTGCCTTCTCctcagagggagagggaaggatcACAGCAATCAGAGTCTGGGAGACAAGCAATGCTTACATAACTGG TATCCAGTTGCAATATGATTTCATTTGGTCTAAGAGGGTTGGACGTGAAGTTGGAAATGCACATGAATTGATCCTTTTTGACGGAGAAGCCATTATTCAG GTCTCAGGTAAATACCACAGCAATTACATCTATCAGGTGATGTTTGTGACCTCCAGAGGGCGCGCTTTGATCGTTGGCCAACCTATACAG AACTCCTTTAACTTCTACCCGGTACACCAGGGCGCAGAGCTGAAACTACTGAGTGGGCGCTTTAATAGCAATGGCATTACCTCACTGGGCGCTCACTGGGGGTTGGTCTCCAGTATTACGACAAGCAGCACACAGTAA
- the cmtm8b gene encoding CKLF-like MARVEL transmembrane domain-containing protein 8b: MERAAVYNTSTSTLAFDQFFITTAEGLLLLAEIVFGMLVWILIGGTEYFRLAALCWVMFVAVLCWILSVSLFIIYLTGAHKRIPQVPWTTLSLGFYCSAAALFLVSAVVDALSVNQAVRGRHNYNCWAASAFFAFLTTVCYAGSSYLTFCVWKTTKAQQ, encoded by the exons ATGGAGAGAGCTGCTGTGTAcaacacctccacctccaccttgGCCTTCGACCAGTTCTTCATCACCACTGCCGAAGGACTACTCCTCCTGGCTGAGATA GTGTTTGGTATGTTGGTGTGGATTCTCATTGGGGGCACAGAGTATTTTCGTCTAGCTGCTCTTTGTTGGGTCATGTTTGTTGCAGTCTTGTGCTGGATTCTGTCTGTTTCCCTGTTTATAATTTATCTCACTGGAGCCCACAAGAGGATACCACAAGTCCCCTGGACTACActg TCTCTGGGTTTCTACTGCAGTGCAGCAGCTCTCTTTCTGGTGTCAGCTGTGGTCGATGCGCTATCAGTCAATCAGGCCGTTAGGGGGCGACATAACTACAACTGCTGGGCAGCATCCGCA TTCTTTGCTTTCCTGACGACAGTGTGCTATGCAGGAAGCAGTTACCTGACTTTCTGTGTGTGGAAAACCACAAAAGCCCAACAGTAG